A genomic region of Prionailurus viverrinus isolate Anna chromosome D4, UM_Priviv_1.0, whole genome shotgun sequence contains the following coding sequences:
- the CCL21 gene encoding C-C motif chemokine 21 yields MAQSLALSLLVLVLAFCIPWTQGSDGGAQDCCLKYSLRKIPARVVRSYRKQEPSRGCPISAILFSPRKRSQPELCADPKETWVQQLMQRLDKPPAPRKQVQGCKRDKGAPKSGKKGKGSKGCKRTEQPQTPKGS; encoded by the exons ATGGCTCAGTCATTGGCTCTGAGCCTCCTTGTCCTGGTCCTGGCCTTCTGCATCCCCTGGACCCAAG GCAGTGATGGAGGGGCGCAGGATTGTTGCCTCAAGTACAGCCTAAGGAAGATTCCCGCCCGGGTTGTCCGCAGCTACCGGAAGCAGGAGCCAAGCAGGGGCTGCCCCATCTCAGCTATCCT GTTCTCACCTCGGAAGCGCTCTCAGCCAGAGCTATGCGCAGACCCCAAAGAGACCTGGGTGCAGCAGCTGATGCAACGTCTGGACAAGCCACCAGCCCCACGGAAACAAGTCCAGGGCTGTAAGAGGGACAAaggagcccccaagtctggcaaGAAGGGAAAGGGCTCCAAAGGCTGTAAGAG GACTGAACAGCCACAGACCCCAAAAGGGTCATAG